TGAGGCAGTGCCCATGAGTGCGGTAGTGGGTGGTTCATCCACCATTTTTAGTGCATTTCGTGATCTTCCTCCTGGTCGTCATCAGGTTTTCCTATTTATAAATTGTGTTGTATTAGATGATCAATTTGCATGAGGTTTAATATGTTTAAATTACTCCTTGTAGATAAAATTAGGTGAGATCTTGATACAGATTTTAGTGTGTTCTGTGGCTATTTATACAATTTGATAGTTATGTGGAATGGTTTAAACCCCTGTTTCTGCAAAGGTTTCAGTTCAATCTTTTGTGACCGCAACGGCATGATTCCCAGAAAAACTGTGGAAATAAGATGGTTGTTAAAACTGGAAATATACGACAATGAGAATTTAGGCATGTTTGTTGAAAGAATTATGCTTTCCCAAGCATTATGGaaaaatttgattaattgaaCAATTTGAGATAACAATAGCGTCTACACATTATAGGGTGTGATTTGGTACTTTAAGGTGAGCGCGTGTGAAAGGATTTTGGTTTTCTCTTCATACTTCTGATGCTCAAATATGCTAAAGTTTGCGTCTTTTCATGGTAATTGTAGACTAACTTCTTTTGTTATGTGAACATAGAAAGTCACTACTAATATTTACATGTTTATTGTAAGTGTACACTCATGATTGTGGTCATGAATCCAAGCCAAAGAAACTGAAGTTAAACTACACTGTATGTAATTATTTATTCTTTGTAGATTTTGGTCAGTTGTTATAGGTCTAAACTATGATTGATTACTAACAAGCTCAGACAGGTGCCTACCTATCCAATTTTGGTTAACCGGTGAAGTGCATCAGGAAGATTTACGGACATTCTATATATGTTTCAGTTCAAATTCTTGGTTGACAATGTGTGGCGCGTTGATGATCGACTGTGTTGTTGTCAAGATAATGCATATGGAACTATTAGCAATTGTATTATGGTAACAGAACAAGGGCTTGTCAATCCAATTGTAGAATCCTTTAGCCCGGCTATTGTCATAGAGAATGAGGTCCCACAGCCTATGACAATGGTAACTCTTGCTtgctctccctccctcccccctccccacctctctctccctccccctctctctctctgcgtGTCTCGGTCCACAGCTTGAAATTTGGGTTATAGTTGCTAATGAATGGTTGGCCTGTTGGTTTTGTGTCTTCATTTCCACACAGATAACCACGGTTCCAATCTTTATAACTTCACTCACTCTTCCATATTAAAAACTGCATGACACTTTCTCAAGCATTGACTTACACTATTCATTAATTACCATGCGGATCAGGCTTCAACATCAGGTGCTATACAACAACGGCCAGTTTTGTCGTTGCCAGCTAGTGACGTGGATGCTACTCGCCTTCATCTGTCGATGCATATGTCATCGTACACAACATATGACCTGCTACCTGAATCAAACGAGGTTTGAACACttcctttctttttcttcttttaatcTCGTTCTTTCTCTTAGCACATAGGCTGTTTTTAATACTATTTTACGACATTTTGGTACTTAGGTCATTGCTTTGGATGTCAATCTGGACGTGGAAGAGGCCTTCTCTGTCATGTACAGAAAGGTTAAATATGTTTGGGCATTCTGTATGtatttagatataaatataatgcaCAACTAGAAGTTACACTTACACATTAGTAACCCCTATGTTTTAATAAGTATGCATCAGTATCACCTCCTTACATATAAAATGTGTGTCAATGTTGTTCATGCTCACATGCCGTTTCATGTTCAGGATATGgtcaatattataattttgcTCGGGCAATTAGATTTCCCAAAATGTATTCTCAGAATTCACCCCtttgttcttttctttttttacttAGGGCCTTGCTGTTCTGCCTCTCTGGGATGCACCAAGCAGAAGAATTTCAGGGATGCTAACTGCTTCCGACTTCATTTATGTTTTGCTGAAGGTATTTCTACAAGGAAGCTACTTCATTTTTTACCAAGAAAAAAAGAGTTTTTATTCATGCTTCAGTGGCTTATAACATGAACTCATGAAGTTTTACTCGTGCCTGTCACCAAAAGCGAAGGCATGCACTTGATAAGTAATCAAACttaatttttcaattgataaattatattgatCTTCATATAAATGCCTCATCTAATTTTGAATCCTTAGTTCCCAGCACTACCTTATCTGTTCTCCTTACCTATTATGCAAACATCTTATATTTACTCTTGGAGCTTTTAGTGATGATTTAGCAAAAAGTAACCTGGCTATCAGTCTTATCTACTGTACTGTGAAATACTCTGAACAGAGTAAAACAAACCAATTTGTGATTCCACCAGTATGATGAATGACGTATGTATCTGGATACTTTAGCTGCCTCGCCATATCTGTTTAGCGCAATCACAGAAAAACTGGAATGTTgatcatgtatatatttttttaattctaacATCTAATCAACCAATATCTATGCAACTCAGACTCAGGACCAGAGTGCTGGACACTGCACGTATCACACACCCTGTCCTAATTTTGGACACGAGTATTGGGACATTATATACTTTAGTACTGAAAAGGTGTACTAAATGGATCTCCTGCAGTATATTTGTCGTGTTCATGTTCCGGATATGGATAAGACAGCTGAAACCGAATAGTCGGAGTAACCTAGACCAATGTGAAATATAATCTTCATTGACACTTTCTAGgattctttatttatacatttaaGTATAAAACTTTTGAGATACTTTCGAAGGTTCtcttagaaatatataaaaatctgcTTCCCACTTTTTCCAGATTCATCAGAGCCGGGCAGTTCTTACAAATGTAATGCTCAATATGTGCACAATTTCTGCTCTGAAAGAAGGTAAACTCGAATTTCGTAGAGAAGGGGCAGGTTCTTCATCATTAACATACAGATCTTTGATCCAAGTATGTCATTCTTTCTATCAGACAGACATCAAGTAGTTATACTTGTCCTTTATGCCTTTATGGTGTGACTTTCTTATTATTTTCAGCATTTTAAAATCATCTCCATTGGAGTAAGCATATTCATCATTCACACAtcctatattttgaaaataaaacacATTAACTATAGTATTTCATCTCCAGCAAGAAGTTGTATATCTACCTCATGCATTTGGCAGATTAATAGGAAGTGTTTTGTATTAGTTGGAAAATGACATGTTCTTTTCCCCATCTTTGCATCTGATTATCGCATGCACTTCGAGATGGGAGCTGTGATGCGTGTGAGGAAGCCAAAAATAACATCCCCTCAGACATGCTCTAAGATTTAGTAGTGTCTATACAATTTTACGGTAAAATATGTCCAGAGCTATGTTCATCAAATCTTCTCAGTTTTCCCTTCCTTTGTAATAATAGGCTGGCCCTGATGAGTCCCTCCAAGATCTTGCTCGTAGAATCGTGGAATATAGGATATCTGCAGTTCCAATCCTGGATACCATGGAAGATGGATCATGTCCAAAGCTCTTACATATAGCATGCCTTGCTGGAATATTGAAACGTGGGTTTTGTCCTGCTATTTTATGACTCTTCACCTGGAGTGAATGCCTTCTAATGAAAACTTTTTATTATATGGTAAATAATTAGATATATGCATGCACCTGGGACACCCACCTGAATATCTGCCACTCCTTCAACAATCAATTGGTAGCCTTAGGCTAGGTACCTGGAGAATAGATGGAGATTCAAGTGGTCCTCGGCTGTTAACACTATGTCCCAGTGAACTTCTTGGTTATGCACTTCATTTGTTTATAGAAGGTGCACACTCAGTTTCATTCTATTTGAGCAACATGACTTCACTGCTGAAACATATATCTACAAGAAAACCGTAAAACAAGTGAAACTCCACCTCCCCCCTCCCTCACTCCCTCCTAtttgttctttctttctttattaTTCATCTACGATAGGACAACATCATGGTATTATCTGAGTCACAACAAAATGGTCTGCATCAGCTAGTATAGAGCTCCACCATCTATTATTAATAACTGGTGAATATAACTGCTTCATTAGTATGAAGCATTGGAAATCGTATTCCTTTGTTACCAAATTTATGCACTTATATAACATTTTTATCTCCAGAAAGTATGATgtattattcatttttatagattaatattgatttttctCTTTTCCCTTACCAGCACAAATAAGTGCTGTACCGATTGTTGATGACAAAGGTgcctttttaaatattttcgcTAGGAGGTAATcaatatttacattttaaagCATTAGTACAGATAAATTAAATATGCTAGGCTCACAAGACATATCTAATTTCTTTTATCAGCGATATCACTTCATTGACCAACGGCAGTGTGCATGCACAAATTCAGCTGGATCAGAGGACAATAGCTGAAGTGAGGCCTGATTGAtcaatttatattatgtttgtaAACTTTTTCATCGCATTAAACAGGGACTTCCATTTTATTGTTGAAATGTCAGATGTACTATATTGTCTTTTATTTGGATTAGAGAGAGTTCGTCAAATTGTGTGGTCATCAAATGTCACATTCGTGCTTTCGTAGTTTCTTTCATGTTTTCTCTATTTCTTTCTATTGGTCTTAATCCTCAGTCTTTAACCCGAATTCAGGCTCTTGCGCTGGTGGATGGGGGAGCAGTCAATAGATTTCAGCTTTGTGAGCCCTCTGATTCCTTACATAAAGTGATGGAGCTTCTGTCAGATCCTGGTATGTGAAGATACTTGGTTCGGCCATAGgcccatatatttatatatgtatgagCATTTGAAAACTATTTGATGTTGTCATCTGGTCCATTTCCTTGGTGTTGCAGTGGTGCGGCGCGTTATAGTCATAAATTCTGGTAACAAACATGTGGAAGGCATCATAACTTTAAGAGATGTGTTTACTTTTTTGCTGAGCTAAAATCTTGTAAATTTTGCCACCGCCATTTACATTTCATCATACAGTATGTCATTTGTACAACAAATATATTCCATTACATATGTCGACACCAGTATCTAGCTATACATCATTTTGTTCTGTTTGAGAAAACTAGTAAGTTACTACAACGTAAAATTTGGATTGTATTAAGAGCAATGCACTCGGTAACTTTTGCAAGTGCCTGGAAGAAGGTTAAGTTATAGAAATAGCCCTGTTTTGTTGGTCTTCCGTATTAGTTGGAGATATG
This genomic window from Daucus carota subsp. sativus chromosome 7, DH1 v3.0, whole genome shotgun sequence contains:
- the LOC108194091 gene encoding sucrose nonfermenting 4-like protein isoform X1, coding for MVQIQFLWCYGGAQVFLYDSFSGWSEAVPMSAVVGGSSTIFSAFRDLPPGRHQFKFLVDNVWRVDDRLCCCQDNAYGTISNCIMVTEQGLVNPIVESFSPAIVIENEVPQPMTMASTSGAIQQRPVLSLPASDVDATRLHLSMHMSSYTTYDLLPESNEVIALDVNLDVEEAFSVMYRKGLAVLPLWDAPSRRISGMLTASDFIYVLLKIHQSRAVLTNVMLNMCTISALKEGKLEFRREGAGSSSLTYRSLIQAGPDESLQDLARRIVEYRISAVPILDTMEDGSCPKLLHIACLAGILKHICMHLGHPPEYLPLLQQSIGSLRLGTWRIDGDSSGPRLLTLCPSELLGYALHLFIEAQISAVPIVDDKGAFLNIFARSDITSLTNGSVHAQIQLDQRTIAEALALVDGGAVNRFQLCEPSDSLHKVMELLSDPVVRRVIVINSGNKHVEGIITLRDVFTFLLS
- the LOC108194091 gene encoding sucrose nonfermenting 4-like protein isoform X2, whose product is MVQIQFLWCYGGAQVFLYDSFSGWSEAVPMSAVVGGSSTIFSAFRDLPPGRHQFKFLVDNVWRVDDRLCCCQDNAYGTISNCIMVTEQGLVNPIVESFSPAIVIENEVPQPMTMASTSGAIQQRPVLSLPASDVDATRLHLSMHMSSYTTYDLLPESNEVIALDVNLDVEEAFSVMYRKGLAVLPLWDAPSRRISGMLTASDFIYVLLKIHQSRAVLTNVMLNMCTISALKEGKLEFRREGAGSSSLTYRSLIQAGPDESLQDLARRIVEYRISAVPILDTMEDGSCPKLLHIACLAGILKPQISAVPIVDDKGAFLNIFARSDITSLTNGSVHAQIQLDQRTIAEALALVDGGAVNRFQLCEPSDSLHKVMELLSDPVVRRVIVINSGNKHVEGIITLRDVFTFLLS
- the LOC108194091 gene encoding sucrose nonfermenting 4-like protein isoform X3 — translated: MVQIQFLWCYGGAQVFLYDSFSGWSEAVPMSAVVGGSSTIFSAFRDLPPGRHQFKFLVDNVWRVDDRLCCCQDNAYGTISNCIMVTEQGLVNPIVESFSPAIVIENEVPQPMTMASTSGAIQQRPVLSLPASDVDATRLHLSMHMSSYTTYDLLPESNEVIALDVNLDVEEAFSVMYRKGLAVLPLWDAPSRRISGMLTASDFIYVLLKIHQSRAVLTNVMLNMCTISALKEAQISAVPIVDDKGAFLNIFARSDITSLTNGSVHAQIQLDQRTIAEALALVDGGAVNRFQLCEPSDSLHKVMELLSDPVVRRVIVINSGNKHVEGIITLRDVFTFLLS